From Penicillium psychrofluorescens genome assembly, chromosome: 6, one genomic window encodes:
- a CDS encoding uncharacterized protein (ID:PFLUO_009050-T1.cds;~source:funannotate) translates to MIPHRSTALLSVIVFVALLLFIFSSSPIPVPVSEKVSGAAEYVRPKLEALSLGDFHLPSFRPPAHEAPPEEKNSTRGDSKWFSDWQWLNPFSSSVTLDEGRSVLPPLADRRAVYTYFDPNYNPRQRSGQDRAEEKKANVELLLAWRRAWYAQGFRPVILGPGDAKMNPYYETVQRIRLSTEAQNEVFRWLAWGHMGSGLLADFLCFPMGRYDDPLLSSLRRGSEPEHITRFENFNGGLYAAEKHMIDQAVAEAARKLDDKSTSMTDLMPPEYFRIEPPTSLAFYRSSTITSKYSTLGEKISKDPAAGRKELVQLINAHLHNTFQNGFPAGLAVLKPFPKCTTALVEPALRLAKALVQCPDTPMADSCPPNLPDCRPCGSGKQTMRISQPPNYKNTTFLFTIGTLPHPYTLISLQKSSEEITTRHIRRDTDRDPWLFEVTRDHLGDQLGGSSRGSVFKQVVAGDQAIGSSLWMTVESLPGEAGTGLPSDLLDEFEWQLGFQIPRGGKADPKIEGGKGNQDKPQYAEKESFQFANPSEQGVSREYELIQKAREVIKSEEGSRISIKDVSEAWNLADSEVWRFVKAYRARLVVERHRWQEQEQKFAN, encoded by the exons atgatccCCCATCGAAGTACGGCGCTGCTTTCGGTCATTGTCTTTGTCGCTCTGCTCCtattcatcttctcctcctcccccatcccTGTACCCGTCAGCGAAAAAGTCTCAGGGGCAGCCGAATATGTGCGACCAAAACTGGAGGCATTAAGCCTCGGCGACTTCCACCTGCCATCGTTCCGTCCTCCCGCCCACGAGGCGCCACCAGAGGAAAAGAACAGCACCAGGGGGGACTCGAAATGGTTCAGCGACTGGCAGTGGCTGAACCCATTCTCGTCATCCGTCACCTTGGATGAAGGTCGCTCTGTCCTCCCGCCTCTGGCCGACCGTCGAGCCGTCTACACATACTTTGACCCGAACTACAATCCCAGACAGCGTTCCGGACAGGACCGGgcagaggaaaagaaagcgaatgtcgagctgctgctggcctggCGTCGGGCCTGGTATGCCCAAGGCTTCCGGCCAGTGATTCTGGGCCCTGGGGATGCCAAAATGAACCCATATTACGAGACGGTCCAAAGAATAAGGCTCAGTACCGAGGCTCAGAACGAGGTGTTTCGATGGCTGGCTTGGGGCCACATGGGATCGGGCTTGCTAGCCGATTTCCTTTGCTTCCCTATGGGCCGGTACGACGATCCCCTTCTGTCTTCTCTACGTCGTGGCAGCGAGCCCGAGCACATTACGCGCTTCGAAAACTTTAACGGTGGCCTCTATGCAGCGGAGAAGCATATGATCGACCAAGCCGTCGCGGAGGCCGCCCGGAAGCTAGACGATAAATCTACGTCCATGACGGACCTCATGCCTCCGGAGTATTTCCGGATTGAACCGCCTACCTCACTGGCCTTCTACCGATCTTCGACAATCACCTCCAAATACTCGACCCTTGGTGAGAAAATTAGCAAGGACCCGGCGGCCGGCCGAAAGGAGTTGGTGCAGCTAATCAATGCGCACCTCCACAACACATTTCAAAATGGCTTCCCGGCGGGACTGGCCGTGCTCAAACCTTTCCCCAAGTGCACCACTGCCCTGGTGGAGCCGGCTCTACGGCTAGCCAAGGCTCTTGTGCAGTGTCCGGATACCCCCATGGCGGACTCATGCCCGCCCAACCTCCCCGATTGCCGCCCCTGCGGCTCGGGCAAACAGACCATGCGGATCAGCCAACCCCCGAACTACAAGAACACTACATTCCTCTTTACGATCGGCACCCTGCCCCATCCGTACACCCTGATCAGCCTGCAGAAGAGCTCCGAAGAGATCACGACCCGGCACATTCGCCGCGACACGGACCGCGATCCCTGGTTGTTCGAGGTGACGCGAGACCACCTCGGGGACCAACTGGGTGGCTCGTCCCGCGGGAGCGTGTTCAAACAAGTTGTCGCAGGCGACCAAGCCATCGGCTCATCTCTGTGGATGACCGTCGAGTCTCTCCCCGGCGAGGCCGGCACCGGCCTGCCGTCCGACCTCCTGGATGAGTTCGAATGGCAGCTTGGCTTCCAGATCCCCCGTGGCGGCAAGGCTGACCCCAAGATCGAGGGTGGCAAAGGCAATCAGGATAAGCCACAGTACGCCGAAAAGGAGAGCTTCCAGTTTGCCAACCCGAGCGAGCAGGGGGTTTCGCGGGAGTACGAGTTGATCCAGAAGGCGCGGGAGGTGATCaagagcgaggagggcaGCCGCATCAGCATCAAGGATGTCTCCGAAGCGTGGAACCTGGCGGACAGCGAGGTGTGGCGATTTGTGAAAGCCTATCG AGCACGCTTGGTGGTTGAGCGACACAGGtggcaagagcaagagcagAAGTTTGCGAACTGA
- a CDS encoding uncharacterized protein (ID:PFLUO_009051-T1.cds;~source:funannotate) — translation MAPGIGIHEDSAAAVEKVTSLAQLTEDWDDTLRFYVNGTKVTVDTVNPEVTLLEYLRGIGLTGTKLGCAEGGCGACTVVVSHINPTTKKIYHASVNACLAPLVSVDGKHVITVEGIGNVKDPHPIQERIAVGNGSQCGFCTPGIIMSLYALLRNDPSPSEHDVEEAFDGNLCRCTGYRPILDAAQSFNKNNSCGMASSNGGSGCCMEKNGGGGCCKGSSAGNQDEKVEIKFPQPDFKPYNPDTQLIFPAALRKHEFRPLVLGNKRKKWYRPVTLEQLLQIKSIHPEAKLIGGSSETQIEIKFKAMRYACSVYLGDIPELRQFEFHDDYLEVGANVSLTDLENICALAVERYGSAAGQPFAAIKKQLHYFAGRQIRNVASPAGNLATASPISDLNPILVSTNTTLIAKSVGGDKHIPMTEFFLGYRKTALPPDSIIASLRIPIAQKGEYMRAYKQAKRKDDDIAIVNAALRVSLGDQRRPQL, via the exons ATGGCGCCCGGAATCGGCATTCACGAGGATTCCGCGGCCGCGGTCGAGAAGGTCACTTCGCTGGCCCAGCTGACCGAGGACTGGGACGACACCCTCCGCTTCTACGTGAATGGAACCAAGGTCACCGTCGACACGGTCAACCCGGAGGTGACGCTGCTCGAATACCTGCGCGGGATCGGCTTGACGGGGACCAAGCTAGGATGCGCTGAGGGTGGCTGCGGTGCCTGCACGGTG GTCGTGTCGCACATAAACCCGACCACGAAAAAGATCTACCACGCTTCCGTCAACGCCTGTCTGGCCCCGCTGGTCAGCGTCGATGGGAAACATGTCATCACCGTTGAAGGGATTGGGAATGTCAAAGACCCCCACCCGATCCAGGAGCGGATCGCGGTTGGCAATGGGAGCCAGTGTGGTTTCTGCACGCCGGGGATTATCATG AGTCTCTATGCCTTACTACGAAACGACCCGTCGCCCTCGGAGCATGATGTGGAGGAAGCGTTTGATGGAAACTTGTGCCGCTGTACTGGCTACAGACCCATTCTGGACGCCGCGCAGAGTTTTAACAAAAACAATAGCTGCGGCATGGCCTCGTCGAACGGAGGCTCGGGCTGCTgcatggagaagaatggcggcggcggttgCTGCAAAGGCTCGTCCGCGGGGAATCAAGACGAGAAGGTCGAAATCAAGTTCCCGCAGCCGGATTTCAAGCCCTACAATCCTGACACGCAGCTCATCTTCCCTGCAGCGCTGAGGAAGCACGAATTCCGCCCACTGGTCCTCGGCAACAAGCGGAAGAAGTGGTATCGGCCCGTGACCTTGGAGCAACTGCTGCAGATTAAGAGCATTCACCCCGAGGCCAAATTGATTGGCGGTAGCTCGGAGACGCAAATCGAGATCAAGTTCAAGGCGATGCGCTATGCTTGCTCTGTCTATCTGGGCGACATCCCTGAGCTGCGGCAGTTCGAGTTCCACGACGACTACTTGGAGGTCGGTGCCAACGTGTCTCTGACAGACTTGGAAAACATCTGTGCGCTAGCTGTCGAACGATATGGATCTGCCGCGGGTCAGCCCTTTGCAGCcatcaagaagcagctgcaCTACTTTGCTGGAAGACAGATTCGAAATGTGGCCTCCCCTGCTGGTAATTTGGCTACTGCTTCTCCGATCTCCGATCTCAACCCGATCCTGGTGTCAACGAACACGACTCTCATTGCCAAGTCAGTCGGAGGGGACAAGCATATCCCCATGACTGAGTTCTTCCTGGGATACCGCAAGACCGCCCTCCCTCCGGATTCCATCATTGCCAGCCTTCGGATCCCGATTGCGCAGAAAGGCGAATATATGCGCGCCTACAAACAGGCCAAGCGCAAGGATGACGATATTGCCATTGTCAACGCCGCGCTGCGTGTCTCTCTCGGAGACCAACGACGTCCTCAGTTGTAA
- a CDS encoding uncharacterized protein (ID:PFLUO_009052-T1.cds;~source:funannotate), whose product MAALTVSAQNAEAFLVGQKFPSPATLEGVMNALEQDFNLPFGVPGGMATYRKSLALGFFYRFYHDVLSGLQVKSSDLDPDVIAEIERAISSGKQDNEASVAYQQKILGKASPHVAALKQATGQAQYTDDIPVQQNELFGCMVLSTKAHAKILSVDVSAALDIPGVVDYVDHNDLPNAAANWWGAPVCDEKFFAVDEVNTAGQPIGVILGITAKQAEEGMRAVKVEYEDLPVILTMEEAIEAESFFEHYRYIVDGDTEAAFKEADHIFTGVSRMGGQEHFYLETQACVAIPKPEDGEMEVWSGTQNPTETQTYIAKVTGAAANKVVSRVKRLGGGFGGKETRSVQLAGICAAAAHKTRRPVRCMLNRDEDILTSGQRHPFLGKWKVGVTKEGKIVALDADVYANGGHTQDLSGAVVERSLSHIDGVYHIPNVNVRGRICKTNTVSNTAFRGFGGPQGLFFAECYISEIADHLNIPAEEIRAINMYQPGDKTHFNQILKDWYVPLMYKQVLEESNYMERRKAVEEYNKQHKWSKRGMAIVPTKFGISFTALFLNQAGALVHIYHDGSVLVAHGGVEMGQGLHTKMTMIAAEALQIPQEDVYISETATNTVANTSSTAASASSDLNGYAIFNACEQINERLKPYREKFPGAPMSKLAHAAYFDRVNLSANGYYRTPDIGYVWGENSGQMFFYFTQGVTASEVQIDTLTGDWTPLRSDIKMDVGRTINPSIDYGQIEGAYVQGQGLFTTEESLWHRASGQIFTRGPGNYKIPGFRDIPQIFNVSLLKDVEWENLRTIQRSRGIGEPPLFMGSAVFFAIRDALKHARKEWGVTDVLSLVSPATPERIRVSCADPIVERARVQPKEGEKSFFVAI is encoded by the exons ATGGCGGCCCTGACCGTGTCTGCACAAAACGCAGAGGCCTTCTTGGTCGGCCAGAAATTCCCCAGCCCTGCAACACTTGAGGGCGTCATGAATGCACTGGAACAGGACTTCAATCTTCCTTTCGGTGTGCCGGGTGGTATGGCCACGTACCGCAAATCTCTGGCACTAGGCTTCTTCTATCGATTTTACCATGACGTGCTTTCTGGGCTGCAAGTCAAGTCATCCGACCTAGATCCCGATGTCATTGCAGAGATAGAAAGGGCCATCTCTTCGGGCAAGCAAGATAACGAGGCTTCGGTCGCCTACCAGCAGAAAATTCTCGGAAAAGCGTCCCCGCATGTGGCGGCGTTGAAGCAGGCCACCGGCCAGGCCCAGTACACCGACGACATCCCTGTACAACAGAACGAATTATTCGGATGCATGGTTCTCTCGACCAAAGCCCACGCCAAGATCCTCAGCGTCGATGTCTCTGCCGCACTGGATATCCCTGGCGTTGTGGACTACGTCGATCACAACGACCTGCCGAATGCTGCAGCCAATTGGTGGGGTGCACCCGTGTGCGATGAGAAGTTCTTCGCGGTTGACGAGGTCAACACCGCTGGACAGCCTATTGGCGTTATTTTGGGAATTACAGCGAAgcaagctgaagaaggcaTGCGAGCCGTCAAGGTTGAATATGAAGACTTGCCGGTGATCCTCACTATGGAGGAAGCAATCGAAGCGGAGTCCTTCTTCGAGCACTATCGCTACATCGTCGACGGCGATACCGAGGCGGCTTTCAAAGAAGCCGATCACATTTTCACGGGCGTCTCGCGGATGGGTGGCCAAGAGCACTTTTACTTGGAGACACAAGCTTGTGTGGCCATCCCGAAGCCGGAAGACGGTGAGATGGAGGTTTGGAGTGGCACCCAGAATCCCACTGAGAC GCAAACCTATATCGCTAAAGTCACCGGTGCTGCTGCGAACAAGGTTGTCTCGAGAGTCAAGCGACTCGGCGGTGGCTTCGGTGGCAAAGAAACACGATCTGTCCAGTTGGCGGGCATCTGTGCTGCCGCTGCACACAAGACGAGGCGGCCTGTTCGCTGCATGCTCAACCGTGACGAGGATATTTTGACTTCTGGTCAACGTCACCCGTTCCTCGGCAAGTGGAAGGTCGGAGTCACCAAAGAAGGAAAGATTGTAGCGCTGGATGCTGATGTGTATGCCAACGGTGGCCACACGCAAGATCTTTCCGGCGCTGTCGTCGAGCGAAGCTTGTCTCACATTGATGGTGTTTACCACATCCCCAATGTCAACGTTCGCGGCCGGATCTGCAAGACCAATACGGTTTCCAACACTGCCTTCCGTGGCTTTGGTGGTCCGCAAGGTCTGTTCTTTGCCGAATGCTATATTTCCGAGATTGCGGACCATCTGAACATTCCTGCTGAAGAGATTCGCGCAATCAACATGTATCAGCCGGGTGACAAGACACACTTCAACCAGATTCTCAAGGACTGGTATGTGCCCTTGATGTACAAGCAGGTTCTGGAGGAGAGCAACTACATGGAACGTCGAAAGGCTGTGGAGGAGTACAACAAGCAACACAAATGGTCCAAGCGAGGCATGGCCATCGTACCGACCAAGTTCGGTATCTCCTTCACTGCGCTCTTCCTGAACCAGGCCGGTGCTCTTGTCCACATCTATCACGACGGCAGTGTTCTCGTCGCCCACGGCGGTGTCGAAATGGGCCAGGGTCTACACACGAAAATGACCATGATTGCCGCCGAAGCACTTCAAATCCCCCAAGAAGACGTCTACATCTCCGAGACCGCCACTAACACCGTCGCCAACACATCCTCGACCGCCGCATCGGCCAGTTCTGACTTGAACGGCTACGCCATCTTCAACGCCTGCGAACAAATCAACGAGCGCCTCAAGCCCTACCGCGAGAAATTCCCCGGCGCGCCCATGTCCAAACTCGCACACGCAGCCTACTTCGACCGTGTCAACCTCTCCGCGAACGGCTACTACCGCACCCCAGACATCGGATACGTATGGGGCGAGAACTCGGGCCAAATGTTCTTCTACTTCACACAGGGAGTGACCGCCTCGGAAGTGCAAATCGACACGCTGACCGGCGACTGGACGCCGCTGCGCAGCGACATCAAAATGGACGTCGGCCGCACCATCAACCCATCCATCGACTACGGCCAGATCGAAGGCGCCTACGTGCAGGGCCAGGGACTATTCACGACTGAAGAAAGCCTGTGGCACCGCGCCTCGGGCCAGATCTTCACCCGCGGGCCGGGCAACTACAAGATCCCGGGCTTCCGCGATATCCCGCAGATCTTCAACGTCAGTCTGCTCAAGGATGTCGAGTGGGAGAACCTGCGCACCATCCAGCGCTCCCGTGGTATCGGCGAACCGCCCCTGTTCATGGGTAGTGCGGTTTTCTTCGCGATTCGCGATGCGCTCAAGCATGCGCGCAAGGAGTGGGGTGTTACTGACGTTCTGTCGCTTGTGAGTCCTGCTACTCCTGAGCGTATTCGTGTTAGTTGTGCAGACCCGATTGTCGAGCGCGCGAGGGTGCAACCTAaagaaggggagaagagcTTCTTCGTGGCCATTTAG
- a CDS encoding uncharacterized protein (ID:PFLUO_009053-T1.cds;~source:funannotate), with protein sequence MGDFKVIIIGGGLAGSLLANGLLNNGVNFRLYERDTRDSKREGYQIRLGDSAIKGFSACLEDEQHRAILRKFGQSSSASSTAPSLFTSQFKKILDLTNLPTYSKSSAINREVLRSLLVRPIDAAGHVQYGANFTYYEVIKEGECERVRAHFADGSSDDGDILVGADGSGSKVNENVGLRNIVPLNTHWSFLGKGSLGYHRLQKLPAQLWKGPIIVFSKGASLFYAFKVYLPAKQGMDADSASSLAYDESEASFYWGLNIPRASVTKYENYSEIEDRRQFCLDYIKDWAPEFHTMLSTGSEDVDSPEVYVAPLRASKKPSNTWRREIQQNQPGNQEKGHPRVWLLGDAIHAMQPNRGMGGNQAMHDCAEILPHLLELNNIAKSGKLPSTQQVESACTSYEQGMIERAFAWVKKSGGHSVLTINLDGILGHVVWLLGKILVPLVSLMYKVLGN encoded by the exons ATGGGTGAtttcaaggtcatcatcatcggggGTGGATTGGCTGGGTCTTTGCTGGCAAATGGCCTTCTCAACAACGGCGTGAATTTTCGTTTATACGAACGAGATACGAGAGACTCAAAGCGGGAAGGCTATCAAATCCGCCTTGGAGATTCGGCTATCAAGGGTTTTAGCGCATGTCTCGAGGACGAGCAGCACCGTGCAATTCTGCGCAAGTTTGGACAGTCGTCTTCCGCATCTTCCACAGCACCGAGCCTTTTCACCTCCCAATTCAAAAAGATTTTAGACCTTACTAATCTACCGACTTACTCGAAATCATCTGCAATCAATCGGGAAGTTCTTCGATCTCTTTTGGTTAGACCTATTGATGCTGCAGGCCATGTTCAATATGGTGCGAACTTCACCTATTACGAGGTAATCAAAGAAGGTGAATGCGAGCGGGTAAGGGCGCACTTTGCCGATGGATCATCAGATGATGGCGATATTTTGGTCGGGGCCGATGGCAGTGGTTCGAAAGTCAACGAGAACGTTGGCCTAAGGAATATTGTTCCACTAAATACTCATTGGTCTTTCCTGGGTAAAGGGAGCCTGGGCTACCACCGCCTCCAAAAACTACCAGCCCAACTCTGGAAAGGACCGATTATCGTCTTTTCTAAGGGCGCTTCTCTTTTCTATGCTT TTAAAGTATATCTTCCAGCGAAGCAGGGTATGGATGCGGATAGTGCCTCTAGCCTAGCGTACGACGAGTCTGAGGCATCTTTCTATTGGGGATTGAACATTCCTCGAGCTTCGGTCACTAAATACGAGAACTATTCTGAGATTGAAGATCGCCGCCAGTTCTGCCTAGACTACATCAAAGACTGGGCGCCAGAATT CCACACCATGTTATCTACTGGGTCTGAGGACGTTGACTCGCCAGAAGTGTACGTAGCGCCTCTGCGAGCTAGTAAGAAACCCTCAAATACCTGGCGGAGAGAAATACAACAGAATCAGCCCGGTAATCAGGAAAAGGGTCATCCTCGAGTTTGGCTTCTCGGCGATGCCATTCATGCAATGCAGCCCAATAG GGGCATGGGTGGTAACCAGGCTATGCATGACTGCGCTGAGATTTTGCCGCATCTCCTTGAGTTGAACAATATCGCCAAGTCTGGGAAACTGCCGTCTACGCAGCAAGTTGAATCCGCGTGCACCAGCTACGAGCAGGGGATGATCGAAAGGGCTTTTGCTTGGGTGAAGAAGAGTGGCGGCCACTCAGTCTTG ACGATCAACTTGGATGGCATTTTAGGGCATGTCGTTTGGCTGCTTGGGAAAATCTTGGTTCCGCTGGTGTCGCTTATGTATAAAGTACTGGGCAATTGA
- a CDS encoding uncharacterized protein (ID:PFLUO_009054-T1.cds;~source:funannotate): MTTHETTSYQGDIVGQQTDDDSEEVLFRHTFETRARLIGASKAILWLSCPDHNDFDVFVQIRKADQTGNILRNVNIPLEELGVHSEAEVQTVNTLKYLGPTGILRASHRAFDPKLSKPHWPAHDHTKCDLISPGSIVKLEIGLWPAAIQFEPGEQLVLKVSGHPMVLAEFEPLRGGFITGNKGRQILHFGGEYESRLEIPFVQV, from the coding sequence ATGACTACACATGAAACCACATCGTATCAGGGAGATATCGTTGGTCAGCAAACTGATGATGACTCCGAGGAAGTCTTATTCCGCCACACATTCGAAACAAGAGCCAGACTTATTGGGGCGTCCAAAGCCATTCTCTGGCTGAGTTGTCCGGACCACAACGACTTCGATGTGTTTGTTCAAATCCGAAAGGCTGACCAGACTGGTAATATCCTTCGCAACGTCAACATCCCCTTGGAAGAGCTTGGTGTGCACTCGGAAGCGGAAGTCCAAACAGTCAATACACTCAAATACCTTGGACCCACTGGCATCCTGAGAGCTAGCCATAGAGCTTTTGACCCTAAGTTAAGCAAGCCTCATTGGCCGGCGCATGATCACACCAAATGTGACTTGATCTCGCCGGGGAGCATTGTCAAATTGGAAATCGGCCTGTGGCCAGCTGCTATTCAGTTCGAACCTGGCGAGCAGTTAGTTCTGAAGGTTTCTGGACACCCCATGGTATTAGCTGAATTTGAACCTCTGAGAGGCGGCTTTATTACAGGAAACAAGGGGCGGCAGATTTTGCACTTCGGAGGAGAATATGAGAGCAGGTTGGAGATCCCGTTCGTTCAGGTTTAA
- a CDS encoding uncharacterized protein (ID:PFLUO_009055-T1.cds;~source:funannotate), producing the protein MAPLGKALITLAALTTSLGCYIADWNETHIYNARWPPHAKFHNGQTMSMGMVLGLTTLYYLFRPASTPEIRNLHLNTAAWVGSLYWITQLSAFFYPGSLAMDPEFGQGMPQAYISGVTLLVLGVGVWVEKKAAAGEARGGSKRLYPYDKDYVEAKNDSDDLKTELGDVSLNYPTSACVYLWLVFDVPMLPSFHSPLHPPTFPKTTKLITNAYPLASSMPTWFRKGIDPGTVISFDQPGPSQWQIVKKLNEDDFQLTEDEYRHGHRLSVAITKLLCHDPEDHKKHAFMRIYLQVPYRGTEIEDPDTRATQATKIIPQELIAYEELTRKSSITPKLLGHKTTIQDKSGPVPGGFVVWLVWEMLPGLRLGSRHGPDAFWALDDTEREEIRISFLKSF; encoded by the exons ATGGCCCCCCTCGGCAAAGCCCTGATCACCCTGGCCGCGCTAACAACCTCCCTGGGCTGCTACATAGCCGACTGGAACGAAACCCACATATACAACGCGCGATGGCCCCCACACGCGAAATTCCACAACGGACAGACGATGTCAATGGGGATGGTCCTCGGCCTAACAACACTATACTATCTCTTCCGGCCGGCTTCTACGCCCGAGATCAGGAATCTACACCTGAACACGGCCGCCTGGGTGGGTAGTCTTTATTGGATTACGCAGCTGAGCGCGTTTTTCTATCCCGGCTCTTTGGCGATGGACCCCGAGTTTGGGCAGGGCATGCCGCAGGCTTATATATCTGGGGTTACGCTTTTGGTGCTTGGAGTTGGGGTTTGGGttgagaagaaggctgcAGCGGGAGAGGCGAGAGGAGGGTCAAAG CGGCTGTATCCTTATGACAAGGATTATGTTGAGGCTAAAAATGATTCGGACGATCTGAAGACTGAGTTAGGTGACGTCAGCCTCAACTATCCAACCTCTGCATGTGTCTACCTTTGGCTAGTCTTCGACGTTCCTATGCTCCCGAGCTTCCACTCTCCCTTGCATCCCCCTACTTTCCCCAAAACTACCAAGCTCATCACCAACGCTTACCCGCTCGCGTCTAGCATGCCTACCTGGTTTCGGAAAGGCATCGACCCTGGCACTGTTATCAGCTTCGATCAGCCGGGTCCTTCGCAATGGCAGATCGTGAAGAAACTAAATGAGGATGATTTCCAGCTTACCGAAGACGAGTATCGCCATGGTCACCGCTTATCCGTCGCCATCACCAAACTTCTCTGTCATGATCCTGAAGATCACAAAAAGCATGCCTTCATGCGAATCTACCTCCAAGTCCCTTATCGTGGGACTGAGATAGAGGATCCAGATACGAGAGCTACTCAGGCCACGAAAATCATCCCCCAAGAGTTAATCGCTTATGAAGAACTTACTCGGAAGTCAAGCATTACTCCGAAACTCTTAGGACACAAAACCACTATACAGGATAAGTCGGGGCCAGTCCCGGGCGGCTTCGTGGTCTGGCTGGTATGGGAGATGCTGCCAGGGCTACGCCTCGGTAGCAGGCATGGACCAGATGCGTTCTGGGCTCTGGATGATAccgaaagagaagaaatccgTATATCCTTCTTGAAGAGTTTCTAG